A part of Thermococcus sp. SY098 genomic DNA contains:
- a CDS encoding alpha-mannosidase — MGWLPDTFGFSASLPQIMKKSGIEVFATYKLLWNERNEFPYHAFIWKGIDGTEIPVHIMMSYKSSMTAKSLYKQWKRYKNKYEVPFLLYAYGYGDGGGGITWEMVEMMKHMNKVPHIPKVVKGYEDEYVAELKSCIDNMPTWEGELYVEVHRGTYTTNLKMKKYMADAESVLRSAEIWSTIAEMLGLVEYPKEELEKLWKKILLHQFHDVLPGSSIREVYDEAIEDLKKVIREAEEIIHSVLERIAEKEGNDLVFNDLPWKRREVVEVNGEYHLLEAPPLGWKLFEPIEAKEGVKVRDERDKIILENEYLRAVINKDGELISLYDKENKREALRSTSNVLMAHIDTPGMWDAWDINEDFLIQGEKLKTLEEAKVVYQSPLIAVIKVVKGYGNSGVTQFIKLRKESKLLEFETKVDWKDKEILLKAWFNFNTHNWSSFYDIPYGVIERPAVRNTPWEQAKFEVPALRWADVCDGDYGVAIICTSRHGYTNWDSKIGLSLLKSPIYPNPWSDLGEGEFTYYIYPHKGDWFEGEVYKRALEVWSKLRVVKAKRVEGKAKEFSFMRTDAVVGALKKAEDGNGYILRLYNPSKEELEVELPREGIEMDMIELKELGKVSRKVKLKPFEIKTIKIS; from the coding sequence ATAGGGTGGCTCCCTGACACATTCGGCTTCTCTGCTTCCCTGCCGCAAATAATGAAGAAGAGCGGGATTGAAGTCTTTGCTACGTATAAGCTCCTGTGGAATGAAAGGAATGAGTTTCCATATCATGCCTTCATATGGAAGGGAATTGATGGGACAGAAATCCCTGTTCACATTATGATGAGCTACAAGTCTTCAATGACTGCTAAAAGTCTCTACAAGCAGTGGAAGCGCTATAAAAACAAATACGAAGTTCCCTTCCTGCTTTATGCTTACGGATATGGTGACGGTGGCGGAGGAATTACATGGGAAATGGTTGAAATGATGAAGCACATGAACAAAGTGCCCCACATTCCCAAGGTGGTCAAAGGGTATGAGGATGAATATGTAGCAGAGCTCAAATCATGCATTGATAATATGCCTACATGGGAAGGCGAACTTTACGTTGAGGTACACAGAGGGACATATACAACCAACCTTAAGATGAAGAAGTACATGGCTGATGCTGAGTCAGTTTTGAGAAGTGCTGAAATCTGGAGCACAATAGCTGAAATGCTTGGACTTGTTGAATATCCAAAAGAAGAGCTTGAAAAGCTCTGGAAGAAGATTTTGCTGCATCAGTTCCATGATGTTCTGCCTGGCTCATCAATAAGGGAAGTTTATGATGAGGCTATTGAGGACTTAAAGAAGGTAATCAGAGAAGCGGAGGAAATAATTCACAGTGTATTGGAGAGAATTGCTGAGAAGGAAGGCAATGACTTAGTCTTCAATGACCTGCCCTGGAAGAGGAGAGAGGTGGTTGAGGTTAATGGAGAATACCACCTCCTCGAGGCTCCACCTCTGGGCTGGAAACTCTTTGAGCCTATTGAAGCTAAGGAAGGGGTTAAGGTTAGAGATGAGAGGGATAAAATAATACTCGAAAATGAGTATCTAAGGGCAGTTATAAACAAGGATGGGGAACTAATTTCTCTCTATGACAAAGAGAATAAGAGAGAGGCATTAAGAAGCACAAGCAACGTCTTGATGGCACATATAGATACGCCAGGTATGTGGGATGCTTGGGATATAAATGAGGACTTCCTGATTCAGGGTGAGAAGCTCAAGACTCTTGAAGAAGCTAAGGTGGTTTACCAGAGTCCATTAATTGCGGTCATCAAAGTGGTCAAAGGCTATGGCAACTCAGGAGTAACTCAGTTTATAAAGCTCCGCAAGGAATCAAAATTATTAGAGTTTGAGACTAAAGTCGACTGGAAGGACAAGGAAATTCTGCTTAAGGCATGGTTCAACTTCAACACACACAACTGGAGCTCTTTCTATGATATCCCTTATGGTGTAATAGAAAGACCAGCGGTAAGAAACACTCCTTGGGAGCAGGCCAAATTTGAGGTTCCAGCTCTGAGGTGGGCAGATGTCTGCGATGGTGATTATGGAGTTGCTATAATCTGCACGTCAAGGCATGGCTATACAAACTGGGACTCAAAGATTGGACTCAGTCTGCTCAAGTCGCCAATTTATCCAAATCCATGGAGCGACTTAGGAGAGGGTGAATTTACATATTACATCTATCCTCACAAGGGAGATTGGTTTGAGGGAGAAGTTTACAAGAGGGCACTGGAAGTTTGGTCAAAGCTTAGGGTTGTCAAGGCAAAGAGAGTTGAAGGAAAAGCTAAGGAGTTCAGTTTTATGAGGACGGATGCGGTAGTTGGAGCGTTGAAGAAAGCAGAAGATGGAAACGGATATATCTTAAGGCTGTACAATCCATCAAAAGAGGAGCTTGAGGTTGAACTGCCAAGGGAAGGCATTGAGATGGATATGATTGAACTCAAGGAACTTGGAAAGGTCAGTAGAAAAGTCAAGCTAAAACCCTTTGAGATCAAAACGATTAAGATTTCTTAG
- a CDS encoding type II toxin-antitoxin system VapC family toxin — protein sequence MLIIDAAIFIQGIDVEGYTTPKVIEEVKDPESKLFLESLISAGKVKVLVPSKESIEVIKTKALETGELDELSEADIEVLALAYELKAVLFTDDYNLQNIAKILGIRFKTLKRGIKKVIRWRYVCIGCNKKFKREPPEGICPDCGSPVRLLPRRKSRRKKTKKS from the coding sequence ATGCTCATCATTGATGCTGCAATATTCATTCAGGGAATCGATGTCGAAGGATACACAACCCCTAAGGTGATTGAAGAAGTTAAAGACCCAGAGTCAAAGCTTTTTTTGGAGAGTTTGATCAGTGCTGGCAAGGTAAAAGTTTTGGTACCTTCAAAGGAAAGCATTGAGGTTATTAAGACGAAAGCCCTCGAGACCGGGGAATTAGATGAGCTGAGCGAAGCGGATATTGAAGTTCTTGCCCTTGCTTATGAACTAAAAGCTGTCCTTTTTACTGATGACTATAATCTCCAGAATATTGCCAAAATCCTTGGAATAAGGTTTAAAACCCTTAAAAGAGGCATAAAGAAAGTAATCCGCTGGAGATATGTATGCATTGGATGCAACAAGAAATTTAAACGCGAGCCGCCAGAGGGCATCTGCCCTGACTGTGGGAGTCCTGTTAGGTTGCTCCCAAGAAGGAAGAGCAGAAGAAAAAAGACTAAGAAATCTTAA
- a CDS encoding 5-oxoprolinase subunit PxpA: MKVDLNSDLGESFGRYKLGMDEEVMKYITSANVACGWHAGDPLVMRKTVKLAKENGVEVGAHPGYPDLLGFGRRYMKITREEAKNYILYQIGALYAFVKAEGLTLQHVKPHGALYNALVKDEELARGVLEGIADFDKKLIFVGLSLSKPLEIAEEMGLKAAHEVFADRAYNPDGTLVPRSKEGAVIHDKELIAERVISMVKDGGVKAINGEWIELKADTICVHGDNPKALEITAYIRKRLEEEGVKIVPMRKVI; this comes from the coding sequence ATGAAAGTTGACCTCAATTCTGATCTTGGTGAAAGCTTTGGGAGATACAAACTCGGCATGGACGAAGAAGTTATGAAATACATCACATCAGCCAACGTTGCATGCGGCTGGCACGCTGGAGACCCATTGGTAATGAGAAAAACCGTAAAGCTTGCAAAAGAAAATGGCGTTGAAGTAGGTGCCCATCCGGGCTATCCTGATTTACTCGGCTTTGGCAGAAGATATATGAAAATAACAAGAGAGGAAGCGAAGAACTATATTCTCTATCAAATTGGGGCTTTGTATGCGTTTGTTAAAGCAGAGGGCTTAACTCTGCAGCATGTTAAACCCCATGGAGCTCTCTACAATGCTTTAGTCAAAGATGAAGAGCTTGCAAGGGGGGTTCTTGAGGGAATAGCAGATTTTGACAAAAAGCTGATTTTTGTAGGGCTCTCACTCTCAAAGCCCTTGGAGATTGCTGAAGAGATGGGGCTTAAAGCTGCCCACGAGGTCTTTGCCGACAGGGCTTACAACCCAGATGGAACCTTAGTTCCAAGGAGCAAGGAAGGTGCAGTAATTCACGATAAGGAGCTTATAGCAGAAAGGGTAATCTCAATGGTCAAGGATGGTGGCGTTAAAGCAATCAACGGTGAGTGGATTGAGCTTAAAGCCGACACAATTTGCGTCCACGGTGACAATCCAAAAGCCCTCGAGATCACAGCATACATCAGAAAGCGCTTAGAGGAAGAGGGAGTCAAGATTGTGCCAATGAGAAAGGTTATTTAA
- a CDS encoding antitoxin family protein produces MGIIEAVYENGVFKPLKKVKAPKRVKLVIIKDFERDLEEVFGILSEDIDVRELRKEWDRNVSY; encoded by the coding sequence ATGGGGATAATAGAGGCAGTTTATGAAAATGGAGTGTTTAAACCTCTAAAGAAAGTAAAAGCTCCAAAGAGGGTTAAACTGGTGATAATCAAGGATTTTGAAAGGGATTTGGAGGAGGTATTTGGAATACTCAGCGAGGATATTGATGTCAGAGAACTGAGAAAAGAGTGGGATAGAAATGTATCTTATTGA
- a CDS encoding PIN domain-containing protein has translation MYLIDTDIIIDILRGIKGSKEFLLDLSKDGLFLSVISMAEIFSGKETRDPVKHEKILRFLSHFEVIPLTQEIAILGGAIRRDYQIGLADALIAAAAIHNGLTVVTYNTKHFEKVEGLKILKPNYR, from the coding sequence ATGTATCTTATTGACACCGATATAATAATTGACATCCTTAGAGGCATTAAGGGATCAAAGGAATTCCTATTAGACTTATCAAAAGATGGACTCTTTCTCTCAGTTATCAGCATGGCAGAAATATTCTCAGGGAAAGAGACAAGAGATCCAGTAAAACATGAGAAAATCTTAAGGTTTCTGTCTCATTTTGAGGTAATACCCCTAACCCAAGAAATTGCCATTCTGGGAGGAGCAATAAGAAGGGATTATCAAATTGGCCTAGCTGATGCGTTGATCGCTGCAGCTGCAATTCACAATGGATTAACAGTGGTAACTTACAATACAAAACATTTTGAAAAAGTTGAGGGTTTAAAAATTCTAAAACCAAACTACAGGTGA
- the pxpB gene encoding 5-oxoprolinase subunit PxpB, with protein MQFKPAGDSALVIIFGDRIDEGINKKVHAVASAIEKASPDWLVEVVPTYTSIYVYYDPLKLSYQEALDAIKPFLSAEPKGEKPRIVEIPTVYGGEFGPDIEFVAKHNGLTVDDVIEIHSKPLYRVYMLGFTPGFAYLGGMDEKVATPRLEKPRLKVPAGSVGIAGKQTGIYPIESPGGWRLIGRTPLRLFTPEKEPPTLLQPGDYVKFVPISEEEFWELHGGEQK; from the coding sequence ATGCAGTTCAAGCCTGCAGGAGACTCTGCTTTGGTTATTATTTTTGGGGATAGAATAGACGAGGGGATTAACAAAAAAGTCCATGCAGTTGCCAGTGCCATAGAAAAAGCCTCTCCAGATTGGCTTGTTGAAGTTGTTCCCACCTATACAAGCATCTATGTGTATTATGACCCACTCAAGCTCAGCTATCAAGAAGCCCTCGATGCCATTAAGCCCTTCCTCTCAGCGGAACCAAAAGGGGAAAAGCCAAGGATTGTAGAAATCCCAACAGTCTATGGTGGAGAATTTGGACCAGATATTGAGTTCGTAGCAAAGCACAATGGATTAACTGTTGATGATGTCATCGAAATTCACTCAAAGCCGCTCTACAGAGTTTACATGCTTGGATTTACGCCAGGATTTGCTTATCTTGGGGGAATGGATGAAAAAGTTGCAACTCCTCGTTTAGAAAAGCCACGCTTGAAAGTGCCAGCGGGGAGTGTTGGCATAGCTGGAAAGCAAACGGGCATTTATCCCATAGAAAGCCCCGGCGGATGGAGACTGATTGGGAGAACACCTCTGAGACTTTTCACTCCGGAGAAGGAGCCACCAACTCTGTTACAGCCGGGTGATTACGTCAAGTTCGTGCCGATAAGTGAGGAAGAGTTTTGGGAACTCCACGGGGGCGAGCAGAAATGA
- a CDS encoding biotin-dependent carboxyltransferase family protein, which yields MIELIDVPSLITIQDLGRYGYQKFGIPVSGVMDEVSARLANYLVGNRDNAPLIEFVLKGPTIRFHSSAVFAVAGDVDVRLNGIPIEPWQSHWAKRGDVLEIGILKSGVYGYIAFAGGILCDKILGSCSTYLRAKLGRALKQGDKLKLGYAILTGKEGKVLPEPLIPRYSNEGEIRVILGPQLEHFTEKGIETFLSSTYEVTPNSDRMGYRLEGPEIEHSEKGADIITDAIPLGAIQVPANGKPIIMLADRQTTGGYAKIGVVARVDVPKVAQTRAGGKLRFKAINVEEAQELLRKREFLFRSIKRLLDGEVRGYKIKALGEEFMVFVEKEK from the coding sequence ATGATTGAGCTCATTGATGTTCCCTCCCTCATCACAATCCAAGACCTTGGAAGATACGGCTACCAGAAGTTTGGAATCCCCGTTAGCGGAGTCATGGACGAAGTGAGTGCGCGCTTGGCTAACTACCTCGTTGGGAATCGTGACAACGCCCCTTTAATCGAATTTGTCTTAAAAGGTCCCACCATAAGATTCCACTCCTCAGCAGTTTTTGCAGTTGCTGGGGATGTTGATGTAAGGTTAAATGGAATTCCGATTGAACCCTGGCAGAGCCACTGGGCTAAGCGGGGAGATGTTCTTGAGATAGGAATCCTAAAGAGCGGTGTTTATGGATATATAGCATTCGCCGGCGGGATTTTGTGTGACAAAATCCTCGGAAGCTGCTCAACTTATTTAAGGGCAAAGCTTGGGAGAGCTTTGAAGCAGGGAGATAAGCTCAAGCTCGGATATGCAATTCTGACAGGAAAAGAAGGGAAAGTTCTGCCAGAACCATTAATCCCGCGCTACTCAAACGAAGGCGAGATTAGGGTTATTCTGGGCCCCCAGCTTGAACATTTCACAGAAAAAGGTATTGAAACTTTTCTAAGCTCAACCTATGAAGTCACGCCAAATTCAGATAGAATGGGTTACCGTTTGGAAGGTCCAGAGATAGAGCACTCCGAAAAAGGGGCAGATATAATCACTGATGCAATCCCTTTGGGAGCTATTCAGGTTCCAGCCAACGGGAAGCCGATAATCATGCTCGCCGACAGACAGACAACAGGAGGCTATGCAAAAATTGGGGTAGTTGCGAGGGTTGATGTGCCAAAGGTTGCCCAAACAAGAGCAGGAGGAAAGCTGAGATTCAAAGCAATAAATGTGGAAGAAGCCCAAGAGCTGCTTAGAAAGAGGGAATTTTTATTCAGAAGCATCAAGCGCCTTCTTGATGGAGAAGTGAGAGGTTACAAGATAAAAGCGCTTGGAGAAGAGTTCATGGTTTTTGTGGAAAAAGAGAAATAG
- a CDS encoding UPF0179 family protein, which yields MVITLVGEKLAKPGVEFIYYGPADPCKTCRLARVCVGNLEPGRRYKVVRVRNIEHSCPLHEGKVRVVEVVEPSIEVAIEPRLAIVGSKIKINFVECDDPEKKDVIRPEGLFEGDAVKILEIVGEIECNGKKYKVVKVMREKE from the coding sequence ATGGTAATCACGTTAGTTGGTGAAAAGTTAGCTAAACCTGGTGTTGAATTCATTTATTACGGCCCAGCTGACCCATGCAAAACCTGCAGGCTCGCAAGGGTCTGCGTTGGGAACTTGGAGCCGGGAAGGAGGTACAAAGTGGTACGAGTAAGGAACATAGAGCACTCCTGCCCCCTTCATGAAGGAAAAGTCAGAGTCGTTGAGGTCGTTGAGCCTTCCATAGAGGTGGCAATAGAGCCCAGGCTTGCAATAGTTGGTTCAAAGATTAAAATTAACTTTGTTGAATGCGATGACCCAGAAAAGAAGGATGTAATCAGACCAGAAGGACTTTTTGAGGGCGATGCTGTTAAAATCCTCGAAATTGTCGGTGAAATCGAGTGCAACGGTAAAAAATACAAAGTGGTCAAAGTTATGAGGGAAAAAGAGTAG
- a CDS encoding NAD(P)-dependent glycerol-1-phosphate dehydrogenase has protein sequence MHLMELPREVLLGENLKDKVGEVAKRLKLGERVLILYGPKTKEIAGREVRHHLKESFDVHSLTIKKASMKEVERTIKKIKNENVQWVVAVGGGSIIDVAKLASFRSDIPFISFPTTASHDGIASANASIKDLNAKTSIKAKPPIAVIADVKVIKTAPYRYLAAGVGDMISNLTAVKDWQLAHKLKGEYYSEYAASLSLMSAKMVIKNADIIRLGNEESVRKVIKGLISSGVAMSIAGSSRPASGAEHLFSHALDLIAPKPALHGEQCGVGTIIMAYLHGLKWQKIRETLKKVNAPTNAYELGIDPEYIIEALTIAHTIRPERYTILGKDGLTREAAEKAAKITGVI, from the coding sequence ATGCACTTAATGGAATTACCTCGCGAGGTTCTTCTTGGAGAAAATTTGAAAGATAAGGTCGGGGAAGTTGCTAAAAGGCTAAAATTAGGCGAAAGAGTGCTGATTCTTTACGGGCCCAAAACTAAAGAGATTGCTGGAAGGGAGGTTAGGCATCACTTAAAAGAGAGCTTTGATGTTCACAGTTTAACAATCAAAAAAGCTTCAATGAAAGAAGTTGAAAGAACAATCAAGAAGATAAAAAATGAGAATGTTCAATGGGTCGTTGCTGTCGGCGGTGGAAGCATAATTGACGTTGCCAAACTTGCCTCATTCAGGAGTGATATTCCGTTTATCAGCTTCCCCACAACTGCTTCTCACGACGGCATAGCAAGCGCAAATGCTTCAATTAAAGATCTCAATGCCAAGACTTCGATAAAGGCAAAGCCACCGATAGCTGTTATTGCCGATGTAAAAGTCATCAAAACTGCTCCATACCGGTATCTTGCGGCGGGAGTTGGGGACATGATTTCCAACTTAACGGCAGTAAAAGACTGGCAGTTAGCACATAAACTCAAAGGAGAGTATTACAGCGAGTATGCAGCTTCTCTTTCTTTAATGAGTGCCAAAATGGTGATAAAGAACGCTGACATCATAAGACTTGGTAATGAAGAAAGCGTTAGGAAAGTAATAAAAGGGTTAATTTCAAGCGGCGTTGCCATGAGCATAGCCGGCTCTTCAAGACCAGCAAGCGGAGCTGAGCATCTTTTCAGCCATGCCTTGGATTTAATTGCCCCTAAGCCAGCTCTGCACGGTGAGCAGTGTGGTGTTGGAACGATAATTATGGCTTACCTCCACGGACTGAAGTGGCAGAAAATTAGAGAAACCTTAAAGAAGGTCAACGCTCCAACAAATGCATATGAATTAGGCATTGATCCGGAGTATATTATTGAAGCTCTAACCATTGCACATACAATCAGACCTGAGAGATACACCATCTTGGGAAAGGATGGTTTAACGCGAGAAGCAGCTGAAAAAGCTGCTAAAATCACTGGAGTTATTTGA
- a CDS encoding DUF63 family protein — MGVSEIFQKYFVNPIKYNTGYNVVNTLTYAIILGIAALGVYKILKRLGIKYDNAFFRALIPYMIFGAFTRALTDATIYPRTYLTVTPGIYVVTFAITFTALLITHKLFEDWRRVFLYFGWALVGFDFVMLLTHLDKVHFTWIVLKYFIPALIIAESVIYLMTKKIELVRENSYLFYAHFYDATTTFVGIQFMGYWEQHVLPRFLMNLTGTAAVMYLLKFVTLMVALYLMKELQETESDKELMDFIKTVIFILGFAPGTRNLLRMLMGV, encoded by the coding sequence ATGGGAGTGAGTGAGATATTCCAAAAGTACTTTGTGAATCCGATAAAATACAATACTGGCTATAACGTCGTTAACACACTAACCTACGCGATCATTTTGGGAATAGCAGCCTTAGGAGTTTATAAAATCCTGAAACGGCTGGGGATAAAATATGACAATGCGTTTTTTAGAGCGTTAATCCCTTACATGATATTTGGAGCATTTACAAGGGCATTAACTGATGCCACCATATACCCGAGAACATATTTAACAGTGACCCCCGGAATATATGTGGTTACTTTTGCAATAACCTTCACTGCCCTGCTTATTACACATAAGCTCTTTGAAGACTGGAGGAGGGTATTTCTCTACTTTGGCTGGGCACTGGTAGGCTTTGATTTTGTCATGTTGCTGACGCATTTAGATAAAGTTCACTTCACCTGGATTGTGCTGAAGTACTTCATTCCAGCCCTGATAATAGCAGAGAGCGTTATCTATCTAATGACCAAGAAAATTGAGCTCGTCAGAGAAAACAGCTACCTCTTCTATGCCCACTTTTATGATGCAACGACCACTTTTGTTGGAATCCAGTTTATGGGCTATTGGGAGCAACATGTCCTCCCAAGATTTCTGATGAATCTTACAGGGACAGCGGCGGTTATGTATCTCCTAAAGTTTGTAACCCTGATGGTAGCACTCTATCTCATGAAAGAACTGCAGGAAACCGAAAGCGACAAAGAGCTTATGGACTTCATCAAAACGGTGATTTTTATTCTCGGATTTGCCCCGGGAACGAGAAATCTATTAAGAATGCTCATGGGGGTTTGA
- a CDS encoding bifunctional fructose-bisphosphatase/inositol-phosphate phosphatase: MYEWNEIALNIAKEVEKEILPLFGKPEGGKVIGVSPSGDKTKLIDKIAENVVLNALKPLGVNIVSEEVGNIDVGSDYTVVVDPVDGSFNFIHGIPVFGFSFAVFKGSKPEYAMLYEFITKSVYEGISGEGAYLNGRPIHVRELNEKSIAISFYTRGRGVGLINKVKRIRVLGAIAIELAYLAKGSLDGVLDIRNYVRPTDIAASALIAKEAGAIITDDTGKELKFELSASEKLNIIAVNDERLLKLILESI, from the coding sequence ATGTATGAATGGAACGAAATAGCCTTGAATATTGCAAAAGAAGTTGAAAAGGAAATACTCCCCCTTTTTGGGAAGCCCGAAGGTGGAAAAGTCATTGGAGTTAGCCCCAGCGGAGACAAGACCAAGCTCATCGATAAGATTGCCGAGAATGTTGTTCTTAACGCTCTAAAACCCCTTGGCGTGAATATTGTTAGTGAAGAAGTGGGGAATATTGATGTTGGAAGTGATTATACAGTTGTAGTTGATCCAGTTGATGGTTCGTTCAACTTCATCCATGGCATTCCAGTTTTCGGCTTCAGTTTTGCCGTGTTTAAAGGTAGCAAGCCAGAGTATGCAATGCTCTACGAATTCATTACAAAGAGCGTCTATGAGGGAATTTCTGGGGAAGGTGCTTACCTCAATGGCAGACCCATCCATGTTAGGGAACTCAACGAGAAATCAATAGCGATAAGCTTTTACACAAGGGGGAGGGGAGTAGGGCTGATAAACAAAGTTAAGCGCATTAGGGTGCTTGGAGCTATTGCAATAGAGCTTGCCTACTTGGCAAAAGGTTCTCTCGATGGGGTTTTAGACATTAGGAACTACGTGAGGCCGACAGACATAGCGGCGAGTGCTTTAATAGCCAAAGAAGCCGGAGCAATAATAACTGATGACACCGGGAAGGAGCTGAAATTTGAATTAAGCGCCTCTGAAAAGCTGAACATCATAGCAGTTAACGATGAAAGATTGCTCAAGCTGATACTGGAGAGTATTTAG
- a CDS encoding ScpA family protein: protein MERRYEEEITPIDILLQLVTMGKVDPWNIDIVDLTEKYIERLREMKELDLRLSARAILAASILLRMKTEALLYADEEKEEEKKGERIRVDVEPYVPPLRRVERYYTLDDLIEALMDALEDVEKRKPKAKKKVEIEEEIFVVDDFRVDIEKHVNRLYAIVKRLYEETKEKISFWELVFDPSPKIVARTFLYLLFLANMGKVELIQEEPFGDIYVVPVEA, encoded by the coding sequence ATGGAGCGCAGATATGAAGAGGAGATAACTCCCATTGATATTCTCTTACAGCTCGTCACAATGGGCAAGGTAGACCCTTGGAACATTGACATAGTTGATTTAACAGAGAAATACATTGAGCGCTTAAGGGAGATGAAAGAACTTGACCTGAGGCTTTCAGCGAGAGCTATCCTTGCAGCGTCAATTCTTTTGAGAATGAAGACAGAGGCTTTACTTTATGCGGATGAGGAGAAGGAGGAAGAGAAGAAGGGGGAGCGCATAAGGGTTGACGTTGAGCCTTATGTGCCGCCCCTTAGAAGAGTCGAGCGCTACTATACCTTGGATGATCTCATAGAGGCTCTCATGGATGCTCTCGAAGATGTAGAGAAGAGGAAGCCGAAGGCAAAGAAGAAGGTAGAGATTGAAGAGGAAATCTTTGTTGTTGATGACTTCAGAGTTGACATCGAAAAGCACGTGAATAGACTGTATGCGATTGTTAAGAGACTCTATGAGGAGACTAAGGAGAAGATAAGCTTTTGGGAGCTTGTGTTTGACCCAAGTCCAAAGATAGTTGCAAGGACTTTCCTCTATCTGCTGTTTTTAGCAAACATGGGGAAGGTTGAGCTTATTCAGGAGGAGCCGTTTGGGGACATATACGTCGTTCCAGTGGAAGCTTGA
- a CDS encoding DUF86 domain-containing protein, producing MKRNYTLYLRDIIEAMESIGRFIEGMSFEDFVADDKTVSAVLRKLEIIGEAAKHIPPHIREIYDDVPWKQMAGMRDKLIHFYFGVDYELVWRTVTVRIPAIKKRLIEILSELKGDQNGAQI from the coding sequence ATGAAGAGGAATTATACTCTATACCTCAGGGATATAATTGAAGCAATGGAAAGCATTGGACGGTTCATTGAAGGTATGAGTTTTGAGGACTTTGTAGCAGATGATAAAACTGTGAGCGCAGTTTTAAGGAAGCTTGAAATAATTGGAGAGGCTGCTAAACACATTCCACCACATATCAGGGAAATATATGATGATGTCCCATGGAAGCAGATGGCTGGTATGAGAGACAAATTGATTCACTTCTACTTTGGTGTTGATTATGAACTTGTCTGGAGAACTGTTACTGTGAGAATCCCAGCAATCAAAAAGAGACTAATTGAGATATTATCCGAACTCAAGGGTGACCAAAATGGAGCGCAGATATGA
- a CDS encoding nucleotidyltransferase family protein gives MELEGILKVLEELKPELKSRYKVKSLAVFGSYVRGEQRETSDVDVLVEFSEDADLFDLIALEEFLTERLGIKVDVVPKNALRKELRQSVFREAIEV, from the coding sequence ATGGAGCTTGAAGGTATATTAAAAGTTCTTGAAGAGCTCAAACCCGAACTGAAAAGCAGATACAAGGTCAAGAGTTTAGCAGTCTTTGGCTCTTATGTTAGGGGAGAACAAAGGGAGACCAGTGATGTGGATGTTCTCGTTGAATTCTCAGAAGATGCTGATCTATTTGACCTCATAGCTCTGGAGGAATTTCTGACGGAAAGGTTGGGAATAAAAGTTGATGTTGTGCCAAAAAATGCTCTTAGAAAAGAGCTGAGACAATCCGTATTTAGGGAGGCTATTGAGGTATGA
- a CDS encoding nucleotidyltransferase domain-containing protein, with protein MLPYKKEIDKYTQTIKEKLNPKLIVLHGSIAKGTFGVGSDVDILVISDELPKNFNERLKLLYLLDETSAPMDIKGYTTKEFQKMILKGHPLALDALEEGIVLFADENYLREIKKLFTQAKKKFKRIEKGWMRIER; from the coding sequence ATGCTTCCATACAAAAAAGAGATTGACAAATACACGCAAACCATTAAAGAAAAGCTCAATCCGAAGCTCATAGTCCTTCATGGTTCAATTGCTAAGGGAACTTTTGGAGTTGGCAGTGATGTTGATATTTTAGTGATCTCTGATGAGTTACCTAAAAACTTCAATGAGCGGCTTAAACTCCTCTATCTGCTCGATGAGACGTCTGCCCCTATGGATATTAAAGGTTATACTACCAAGGAATTTCAAAAAATGATACTAAAAGGACATCCCTTGGCTCTTGATGCTCTTGAAGAGGGTATTGTGCTTTTTGCTGATGAGAATTATCTGAGAGAAATTAAGAAGCTGTTTACTCAGGCAAAAAAGAAATTTAAGAGGATTGAAAAAGGCTGGATGAGGATTGAGCGGTGA